One region of Myxococcus xanthus genomic DNA includes:
- a CDS encoding MaoC family dehydratase has product MPRTYQPGDTFTHVRECDRYRPIYYAGASGDYNPIHIDPEAGSAAGLNGNILQGLCTLGWVVEAIAGFVEDPGRVRRVKARFSRPVRPEDTITFQGRVTAVQDGRLTAEVSATNQRGEDVLKGAVVEAFIG; this is encoded by the coding sequence ATGCCACGCACCTACCAGCCAGGCGACACGTTCACGCACGTCCGCGAGTGCGACCGGTACCGGCCGATTTACTACGCGGGCGCCTCGGGGGATTACAACCCCATCCACATCGACCCGGAGGCGGGCTCCGCCGCCGGGCTCAATGGCAACATCCTCCAGGGGCTGTGCACCCTGGGCTGGGTGGTGGAAGCCATTGCCGGCTTCGTGGAGGACCCCGGCCGGGTCCGCCGCGTGAAGGCGCGCTTCTCGCGCCCGGTGCGGCCCGAGGACACGATTACCTTCCAGGGCCGGGTCACCGCCGTCCAGGACGGGCGGCTCACGGCGGAAGTCTCCGCCACCAACCAGCGCGGCGAGGACGTCCTCAAGGGCGCCGTCGTCGAAGCCTTCATCGGGTAA
- a CDS encoding FAS1-like dehydratase domain-containing protein, which yields MALDKQFIGREYGPYHYTLGEEKMREFTLAVGGAKPGAGTPGEPPAHVSPLLYDAQAAKAGPHGGLIAFPSFAVVFAIRPFSAAIADPALNINMQMLVHGEQDLEFLDVMRPGDVMTTTGRIADLYERARMGFVIVTSESRNQHGTLVVKGTWTAIIRG from the coding sequence ATGGCCCTCGACAAGCAATTCATCGGCCGTGAGTACGGCCCGTACCACTACACCCTGGGCGAGGAGAAGATGCGCGAGTTCACGCTCGCCGTCGGCGGCGCGAAGCCGGGTGCCGGAACGCCGGGCGAGCCTCCCGCGCACGTCAGCCCGCTCCTCTACGACGCGCAGGCCGCCAAGGCGGGGCCTCACGGGGGCCTCATCGCCTTCCCCAGCTTCGCCGTCGTCTTCGCCATCCGCCCCTTCAGCGCCGCCATCGCGGACCCCGCGCTGAACATCAACATGCAGATGCTGGTGCACGGCGAACAGGACCTGGAGTTCCTGGACGTCATGCGCCCAGGCGACGTGATGACGACCACCGGCCGCATCGCGGACCTCTACGAGCGCGCCCGAATGGGCTTCGTCATCGTCACCAGTGAGTCGCGCAACCAGCACGGCACCCTGGTGGTGAAGGGCACGTGGACGGCCATCATCCGCGGCTAG
- the dnaK gene encoding molecular chaperone DnaK: MAEPEPLIGIDLGTTNSIVATVQDGQPVVIKNRTGQGLTPSVVAMAKNGKRLVGSIAKRQAITNPQETVYAAKRLIGRKFSSHEVQDSLRALSYEVVAGQHDDLRIRMGGKDLSVPEISAMILQELKADAEAHFGRPVSKAVITVPAYFNDAQRQATKDAGRIAGLDVLRIINEPTAAALAYGFGRTVNGRVAVLDLGGGTFDVSVLDISQGVFDVVGTGGDTYLGGEDWDNRIIEWLVFGFAKEHGIDLRKDRMALQRLKDAAEKAKVELSSVREAGLNLPFICTPPGGGAALHLQATLSRDKLDDLTSDLAERVVGLTTEVLGEAGVRASELKEVILVGGMSRMPKIVEAVRGYFRREPCKGVHPDEVVALGAAIQAHALVQPEHELLLLDVTPQSLGVAIAGGTVRRLIPKNTTVPTSATEVFATSKDFQRVVKIMVLQGEHDLAHQNELLGEFVLTGLREAPRGQVEIDVTFDINAEGIVSVHAKDRETGLRQSITVTASSGLTEEELQRIMDEQRGYLIAARASEELKTRRVELDSLARDVVDALTRARLLPGGGGLAPDVMPRAEQVLEHARAVRAGEDVAALGRACELLTGCLAQLKGPAPGGTGR, from the coding sequence ATGGCTGAGCCCGAACCCCTCATTGGCATCGACCTGGGAACGACGAACAGCATCGTCGCCACCGTCCAGGACGGCCAGCCCGTCGTCATCAAGAACCGCACGGGCCAGGGGCTCACGCCCTCCGTCGTGGCCATGGCGAAGAACGGCAAGCGGCTGGTGGGCAGCATTGCCAAGCGGCAGGCCATCACCAATCCGCAGGAGACGGTGTACGCGGCCAAGCGGCTCATCGGCCGGAAGTTCTCCTCGCACGAGGTGCAGGACTCGCTGCGCGCGCTCTCCTACGAGGTGGTGGCCGGGCAGCACGACGACTTGCGCATCCGCATGGGCGGCAAGGACCTGTCCGTCCCCGAAATCAGCGCCATGATTCTCCAGGAGCTGAAGGCGGACGCGGAGGCGCACTTCGGCCGGCCCGTCTCCAAGGCCGTCATCACGGTGCCGGCCTACTTCAACGACGCCCAGCGCCAGGCCACCAAGGACGCGGGCCGCATCGCCGGGCTGGACGTGCTGCGAATCATCAACGAGCCCACGGCGGCGGCGCTGGCCTATGGCTTCGGCCGCACGGTGAACGGGCGCGTGGCGGTGCTGGACCTGGGGGGCGGCACCTTCGACGTGTCCGTGCTGGATATCTCCCAGGGCGTCTTCGACGTGGTGGGCACCGGCGGTGACACCTATCTGGGCGGCGAGGACTGGGACAACCGCATCATCGAATGGCTCGTTTTCGGCTTCGCGAAGGAGCACGGCATCGACCTGCGCAAGGACCGCATGGCGTTGCAGCGGCTCAAGGACGCGGCGGAGAAGGCCAAGGTGGAGCTGTCCAGTGTGCGTGAGGCGGGGCTCAACCTGCCCTTCATCTGCACGCCGCCTGGCGGTGGTGCGGCGCTGCACCTGCAAGCCACGCTGAGCCGCGACAAGCTGGATGACCTGACGTCCGACCTGGCGGAGCGCGTGGTGGGGCTTACCACCGAAGTGCTCGGCGAGGCGGGCGTGCGCGCCTCCGAGCTCAAGGAAGTCATCCTCGTGGGCGGCATGTCGCGCATGCCGAAAATCGTGGAGGCCGTGCGCGGCTACTTCCGCCGCGAGCCCTGCAAGGGCGTCCATCCGGACGAGGTGGTGGCGCTGGGCGCCGCGATTCAGGCCCACGCGCTGGTGCAGCCGGAGCATGAGCTGCTCTTGCTGGACGTGACGCCGCAGAGCCTGGGCGTGGCCATCGCCGGGGGCACCGTGCGCCGGCTCATCCCCAAGAACACCACGGTGCCCACGTCGGCCACGGAGGTCTTCGCCACGTCGAAGGACTTCCAGCGCGTCGTGAAGATCATGGTGCTCCAGGGGGAGCACGACCTGGCGCACCAGAACGAGCTGCTGGGCGAGTTCGTCCTCACCGGCCTGCGGGAGGCGCCTCGGGGCCAGGTGGAGATTGACGTCACCTTCGACATCAACGCGGAAGGCATCGTCTCCGTGCACGCGAAGGACCGGGAGACGGGGCTTCGCCAGTCCATCACCGTCACCGCGTCCAGCGGCCTCACGGAGGAGGAGCTCCAGCGCATCATGGACGAGCAGCGCGGCTACCTCATCGCCGCGCGGGCGTCCGAGGAGCTGAAGACGCGGCGCGTGGAGCTGGACTCGCTGGCGCGCGACGTGGTGGACGCGCTCACGCGGGCGCGGCTGCTGCCGGGCGGAGGTGGCCTGGCGCCGGATGTGATGCCTCGGGCAGAGCAGGTGCTGGAGCACGCGCGTGCGGTCCGCGCGGGCGAGGACGTGGCGGCGCTGGGCCGCGCGTGTGAACTGCTCACGGGGTGCCTGGCGCAGCTCAAGGGCCCGGCGCCCGGCGGCACGGGGCGGTAG